One Chloroflexota bacterium DNA segment encodes these proteins:
- a CDS encoding type II secretion system F family protein, which translates to MALFFSVMLGLSVLIIFIGLSLPSKPSLEQERLEAFGSRPRTLQEMELSMPFSERVAMPLIRGMAAFVSRFAPQKNMADLRHRLDLAGNPNNWSTADFLGVRGLASVLTATFLTALSFLMNAGVEQKALMLLAGAVVGFYLPMYWLTFRIGKRKHDIERALPDALDLLTVSVEAGLGFDAAMSKVTEKSENELSRAFGRVIAEIRLGKLRREALRDMANRADVQDLSNFIAAVLQADQLGVSMAKVLRIQSEQMRIRRRQRAEELAAQAPVKMMFPLAFLIFPSIFIVLLGPAVLLFMGGNAFGGGR; encoded by the coding sequence ATGGCACTGTTCTTTTCGGTGATGCTGGGTCTAAGCGTCCTCATCATTTTCATCGGTTTGAGTTTGCCGAGCAAACCCTCGCTGGAGCAAGAACGTCTCGAGGCGTTCGGTTCGCGCCCGCGCACGTTGCAAGAGATGGAACTCTCGATGCCGTTTAGCGAACGCGTGGCGATGCCGTTGATTCGCGGTATGGCGGCGTTCGTCAGTCGTTTCGCCCCGCAAAAAAATATGGCGGATTTGCGCCACCGCCTCGACTTGGCGGGCAATCCGAATAATTGGTCCACCGCCGATTTTCTGGGAGTGCGCGGTCTGGCGTCCGTTCTCACGGCGACGTTTCTCACCGCGCTCTCGTTCTTGATGAACGCGGGCGTCGAGCAAAAAGCATTGATGCTTTTAGCCGGCGCGGTCGTGGGATTTTACTTGCCGATGTACTGGCTGACCTTTCGCATCGGGAAACGCAAGCACGACATCGAACGCGCCTTGCCCGATGCGCTCGATTTGCTCACGGTGAGCGTGGAAGCCGGTCTGGGTTTCGACGCGGCGATGTCCAAAGTCACGGAGAAATCGGAAAACGAGTTGAGCCGCGCGTTCGGTCGCGTGATCGCGGAAATTCGCTTGGGCAAACTGCGGCGCGAGGCGTTGCGCGATATGGCGAATCGCGCGGACGTGCAAGACCTCAGCAACTTTATCGCGGCAGTGTTGCAAGCCGATCAACTCGGCGTGAGCATGGCGAAGGTGCTCCGCATTCAATCGGAACAGATGCGGATTCGCCGGCGTCAGCGCGCGGAAGAACTGGCGGCGCAAGCGCCAGTCAAAATGATGTTCCCGCTCGCGTTCTTGATCTTTCCGTCTATCTTCATCGTCTTGTTGGGTCCCGCCGTTTTGTTGTTCATGGGTGGCAATGCCTTTGGTGGAGGACGTTAG